In Actinotignum schaalii, the sequence TCCGAAGGCGCGGATTCCGAGGAAGCGCCCAGCGACTCGAACGCAAGCACCCCCACCGCTTCGGAAATCCCCGCAACACCGGGAACCCCCGCGGCATCCACGACGAACGAGGTGAACCGTGGCTAATGATTTCAATGAACCACTCGAACGCCGCAGCCGCTTGTTTCGGCGCCGGCGCCGCAAGGATCCGGAAGCTGCCGGGCGCGCCGCGGAAAGCATTGCCCGCTTCCAGGGCACCGCGAGTTTCCTGGTTTATCTGACCATTTTCGTGGTGGCGTGGCTGGCGTGGAACACCATGGCCCCCGAAAAATGGCAATTCGATTCCGCTGAATTCGGTTTCACCGCGCTCACTCTCATGCTTTCCTTGCAGGCCTCCTACGCTTCACCCCTCATCCTGCTGGCCCAGAACCGCCAGGATGCGCGTGACAAAGTGAGCGCTGAGCAGGATCGCCAGCGTGCTGATCGCAACCTGGCGGATACCGAATACCTCATGCGTGAAATTGCGGGTTTGCGCGATGCGGTGGGCGATATGGCCACTCGTGATTTTGTGCGTTCGGAATTGCGCGATTTGCTCCATGAACTGGATGACCGCAATATTGACCGCGCCGCCGAACGCGAAGAACGCATCCGCGAATTGCAAGAAGAACTCGATGCGGTCAAAGCCCAGCGCGAAGCCCGTGATACTCCCGTTGATC encodes:
- a CDS encoding DUF1003 domain-containing protein produces the protein MANDFNEPLERRSRLFRRRRRKDPEAAGRAAESIARFQGTASFLVYLTIFVVAWLAWNTMAPEKWQFDSAEFGFTALTLMLSLQASYASPLILLAQNRQDARDKVSAEQDRQRADRNLADTEYLMREIAGLRDAVGDMATRDFVRSELRDLLHELDDRNIDRAAEREERIRELQEELDAVKAQREARDTPVDPGDDHARAALDRPREEPGAHE